The following DNA comes from Haloarchaeobius salinus.
CTACGTGGCGCGCGAAAAAGCTTTGAGGACCCTCCGAGGACACGAGTTCATGCGACAGCGAAACTCGCTGGACTACGCTCGCCTGACGAAAGTCGGCTTCCTGCTCGGCCTCGGTCTGTTCGTCGCCGGTGCCGGCGGCGAGTTCGTCGGCCACGCCATCTGGGGGACCCTGCCCGCGTGGGAGGAGACCCTGCTGACCGACTCCGTCGGCCTCGGCATCGTCGTCGGCTTCGTCTCCGTGTTCGGCTTCGGCATCGCGATGCCGCTGCTGGAGTGACCCGGTTCCCCCAGCCCG
Coding sequences within:
- a CDS encoding DUF7860 family protein, yielding MRQRNSLDYARLTKVGFLLGLGLFVAGAGGEFVGHAIWGTLPAWEETLLTDSVGLGIVVGFVSVFGFGIAMPLLE